Proteins encoded within one genomic window of Amycolatopsis sp. 2-15:
- a CDS encoding tannase/feruloyl esterase family alpha/beta hydrolase: MRTRRLPLVLAGLLAGTVLAAPAATAARCAPVPVPGAAHQEQACLTDLTTTGTRATGHTVQADWAGLTSAALPAPSGVPGVQVDGYFPDPSTTNTNHGWNHDAQFVLRLPDHWNGGLVVSGSPGTRRQYANDRAIGDQVLAAGYAFAATDKGNTGADFYTDGRNPGDALAEWNDRVTQLTVAAKLAAARHYGHPPARTIAAGLSNGGYLVRWQLENRPWLYDGGVDWEGTLWTSDGPNLLTFLPPALRNYPAYAAGDPQAHQAILAAGFAPGSEFLWPYHDQVYWDLTQRTYRAEVDPGFDGTLAAGIPFCAGGTPGCDADYEYAARPAAVHRAVAEVALTGRIGRPLITLHGTLDSLLPISRDSDVYDRMVERAGREALHRYYRIQDGNHVDGLVDTFPDRLRPIAPCFRTAFTALAGWLRGVRPPASATVARPAGATPAELATACSL, encoded by the coding sequence ATGCGTACGCGGCGGCTCCCCCTCGTCCTCGCCGGTCTGCTCGCCGGCACGGTCCTCGCGGCCCCGGCGGCGACCGCGGCCCGGTGCGCGCCAGTCCCCGTTCCCGGTGCGGCACACCAGGAACAGGCGTGTCTCACCGACCTGACCACCACCGGCACCCGCGCCACCGGACACACCGTCCAGGCGGACTGGGCGGGCCTGACCTCGGCCGCGCTGCCCGCGCCCAGCGGCGTGCCCGGCGTTCAGGTCGACGGCTACTTCCCCGACCCGTCGACGACCAACACCAACCACGGCTGGAACCACGACGCGCAGTTCGTGCTGCGCTTGCCGGACCACTGGAACGGCGGGCTCGTGGTCTCCGGCTCCCCCGGCACGCGCCGCCAGTACGCCAACGACCGCGCGATCGGCGATCAGGTGCTCGCCGCCGGGTACGCGTTCGCCGCGACGGACAAGGGCAACACCGGCGCGGACTTCTACACCGACGGCCGGAATCCCGGTGACGCGCTCGCCGAGTGGAACGACCGCGTCACCCAGCTGACCGTCGCCGCGAAGCTCGCCGCCGCGCGGCACTACGGCCACCCGCCGGCGCGCACCATCGCGGCCGGGCTCTCCAACGGCGGTTACCTCGTGCGCTGGCAGCTGGAGAACCGGCCGTGGCTCTACGACGGCGGGGTCGACTGGGAGGGCACGCTCTGGACGTCCGACGGACCGAACCTGCTGACGTTCCTGCCGCCCGCCCTGCGGAACTACCCTGCCTACGCGGCCGGCGATCCCCAGGCACACCAAGCGATCCTGGCGGCGGGTTTCGCGCCGGGCTCGGAGTTCCTCTGGCCCTACCACGACCAGGTTTACTGGGACCTGACCCAGCGCACCTACCGCGCCGAGGTCGATCCCGGCTTCGACGGTACCCTCGCGGCCGGGATTCCCTTCTGCGCCGGCGGAACCCCGGGGTGCGACGCCGACTACGAATACGCGGCCCGGCCCGCCGCCGTACACCGGGCGGTCGCCGAGGTCGCGCTCACCGGGCGGATCGGCCGGCCGCTGATCACCCTGCACGGCACGCTCGACAGCCTCCTGCCGATCAGCCGCGATTCCGACGTCTACGACCGGATGGTCGAGCGCGCCGGCCGCGAGGCGCTGCACCGCTACTACCGCATCCAGGACGGCAACCACGTCGACGGGCTGGTCGACACGTTCCCGGACCGGCTCCGGCCGATCGCCCCGTGTTTCCGCACGGCGTTCACCGCGCTCGCCGGCTGGCTGCGCGGGGTGCGGCCGCCGGCCTCGGCGACGGTGGCCCGCCCTGCGGGTGCGACTCCCGCGGAGCTGGCCACCGCCTGCTCACTCTGA
- a CDS encoding uracil-xanthine permease family protein gives MAVTAAATAAAATPETEPAPIFDIGIDDKVKVSSSIGLGVQNILGMAGLLIFPALIGTAFKLSATDTAYLYGVTFMTSGLVVILQSVFLLRLPIVQGPYAGSLAALLAVGHGKGGLGAAFGSMVVAGLIWCVLAIPIKKYGLVTYLSKFVRDPIICGVLVLILATQLTSTALPNVLGTPGSPGFPGMNLVSGLVTALVVILLTLLPKGTILRRGAVLVAVIVGTVVYAIFEPTHFAGVVHNVGFTVPRIFPFGFSVDGELVLIFFITLFPAIAESIATYDIVAGWGRQELSGYRVSQGVFGEVLGSTVGAVFGGMSTLAYPDNIGLLRVTKVGSRYVTLATGVILLVLGGLGPFDHLLQAVPLPVLAAAGTVLFGVLFASAIDTLSGVHWSRDNLMLAGFPFITAIGGLFVPPATMKVLPQVVQLILQQPLILGTVLLLLMKAGYGLRRKES, from the coding sequence ATGGCCGTCACCGCCGCCGCCACGGCTGCTGCTGCCACCCCCGAAACCGAGCCCGCGCCGATCTTCGACATCGGGATCGACGACAAGGTCAAGGTGTCGAGCTCGATCGGGCTCGGGGTCCAGAACATCCTCGGCATGGCCGGGCTGCTGATCTTCCCCGCCCTGATCGGCACCGCGTTCAAGCTGTCGGCCACCGACACGGCCTACCTCTACGGCGTCACGTTCATGACGTCCGGGCTCGTGGTGATCCTGCAGTCGGTGTTCCTGCTGCGACTGCCGATCGTGCAGGGCCCGTACGCGGGTTCGCTGGCCGCGCTGCTGGCCGTGGGCCACGGCAAGGGCGGACTGGGCGCCGCGTTCGGCTCGATGGTCGTGGCCGGGCTGATCTGGTGCGTGCTGGCGATCCCGATCAAGAAGTACGGGCTGGTCACGTACCTGTCGAAGTTCGTGCGCGACCCGATCATCTGCGGCGTGCTGGTGCTGATCCTCGCCACCCAGCTCACCAGCACGGCGTTGCCCAACGTGCTGGGCACGCCGGGCAGCCCCGGGTTCCCTGGCATGAACCTGGTGTCGGGCTTGGTCACGGCACTGGTCGTCATCCTGCTCACGTTGCTGCCCAAGGGAACCATCCTGCGCCGCGGTGCCGTGCTGGTCGCGGTGATCGTCGGCACGGTCGTGTACGCGATCTTCGAACCGACGCACTTCGCCGGTGTGGTGCACAACGTGGGCTTCACGGTGCCGCGGATCTTCCCGTTCGGCTTCTCGGTCGACGGTGAGCTCGTGCTGATCTTCTTCATCACGTTGTTCCCGGCGATCGCGGAGAGCATCGCGACCTACGACATCGTCGCCGGCTGGGGCCGCCAGGAGCTGTCCGGCTACCGCGTCTCGCAGGGCGTGTTCGGCGAGGTCCTGGGCAGCACCGTCGGCGCGGTCTTCGGCGGCATGTCCACGCTGGCCTACCCGGACAACATCGGCTTGCTGCGCGTCACGAAGGTCGGCTCCCGCTACGTGACGCTGGCGACCGGCGTCATCCTGCTCGTGCTGGGCGGCCTCGGCCCGTTCGACCACCTGCTGCAGGCCGTGCCGCTGCCGGTGCTCGCCGCGGCCGGCACCGTCCTGTTCGGAGTGTTGTTCGCGAGCGCCATCGACACCCTCTCGGGGGTGCACTGGTCCCGCGACAATCTCATGCTCGCGGGCTTCCCGTTCATCACCGCGATCGGCGGGCTGTTCGTGCCGCCCGCGACGATGAAGGTGCTGCCGCAGGTGGTGCAGCTGATCCTGCAACAGCCGCTGATCCTCGGCACGGTGCTGCTGCTGCTGATGAAGGCCGGGTACGGCTTGCGCCGCAAGGAGTCCTGA
- a CDS encoding IclR family transcriptional regulator, which yields MLSRAFAILDSFLDGRPEQTHGEIARATGFAPATVYRLLAELVGWGALERTGRGRYRIGLRLWQLGSQAPSGRELRDVALPFLQDLLQVTHEVVHLVVLDEGRALYLEKLEAHPDVVVTSRVGKRLPLHATGPGKVLLAHAPAECLDEVVSAGLDRRASGTITDPAQLRGVLAEIRRSGFSISRDEMTEGASSVAAPVRGLADEVIAAISVVVPSSTPNLSPLIPVVRMAALGVSRAIRIG from the coding sequence GTGCTCAGCCGTGCGTTCGCGATCCTGGATTCGTTCCTCGACGGCCGCCCCGAGCAGACGCACGGCGAGATCGCGCGGGCCACCGGGTTCGCGCCCGCCACGGTGTATCGGCTGCTCGCGGAGCTCGTCGGCTGGGGCGCGCTCGAACGCACGGGGCGCGGCCGCTACCGCATCGGCCTGCGGCTGTGGCAGCTCGGCTCGCAGGCGCCGAGCGGGCGGGAGCTGCGCGACGTCGCGCTGCCGTTCCTGCAGGACCTGCTGCAGGTGACGCACGAGGTCGTGCACCTCGTGGTGCTCGACGAGGGCCGTGCGCTCTACCTCGAAAAGCTCGAGGCGCACCCGGACGTGGTCGTCACTTCCCGCGTCGGGAAGCGGCTGCCGCTGCACGCGACGGGGCCGGGCAAGGTGCTGCTCGCGCATGCGCCCGCCGAGTGCTTGGACGAGGTGGTGTCGGCCGGCTTGGACCGCCGCGCCAGCGGCACCATCACCGATCCCGCGCAGCTGCGCGGCGTGCTCGCCGAGATCCGGCGCTCCGGCTTCAGCATCTCGCGCGACGAGATGACCGAAGGCGCGTCGTCGGTCGCCGCGCCGGTGCGCGGGCTCGCCGACGAGGTCATCGCCGCCATCTCCGTGGTCGTGCCCAGCAGCACGCCGAACCTTTCGCCGCTGATCCCGGTCGTCCGGATGGCCGCGCTCGGCGTGTCCCGCGCGATCCGGATCGGCTGA